Proteins found in one Gordonia sp. PDNC005 genomic segment:
- a CDS encoding anti-sigma-D factor RsdA: MSNWREPRDADSGPIDVGAVGRDDTFIDDLAAGRPTPVADDVEYDLAVMITAWRSDALSAPIPAEPTLAQIDDAMKVREGRGSLSRRLRIVSGAAAIMAVLGAGLMVLSEGAEPGDPLWAVKQVVFSEQAEQTQARVNVEDNLRAAEAAFRAGDEDKARDLISKAEADLGPVNDKDMASKLRDQINDLRVSVPNLPTVTVQTSPSDRPDDPSDTTKPGEPSDTDDPDSPTTSPTKPPTSSSKPSTSTQPSKPPTRPSLPSFSFTIPIPIG, translated from the coding sequence ATGAGCAACTGGCGAGAACCGCGTGATGCTGATTCCGGCCCCATCGATGTCGGAGCGGTCGGACGCGACGACACGTTCATCGACGATCTTGCGGCAGGACGGCCCACGCCGGTCGCCGACGACGTCGAATACGACCTTGCCGTGATGATCACGGCCTGGCGGTCGGACGCGTTGAGCGCGCCGATCCCCGCCGAGCCGACCCTCGCGCAGATCGACGACGCCATGAAGGTGCGGGAAGGACGCGGCTCGCTGTCGCGCCGCCTCCGGATCGTCTCCGGCGCCGCCGCGATCATGGCGGTCCTCGGTGCAGGTCTCATGGTCCTGTCCGAAGGTGCTGAGCCCGGCGATCCGCTCTGGGCCGTGAAGCAGGTCGTGTTCTCCGAGCAGGCCGAACAGACGCAGGCCAGGGTGAACGTCGAAGACAACCTTCGCGCCGCCGAAGCCGCGTTCCGTGCGGGCGATGAGGACAAGGCTCGCGATCTGATCAGCAAAGCCGAGGCGGATCTGGGTCCGGTCAACGACAAGGACATGGCGTCGAAGCTCCGTGACCAGATCAACGACCTGCGGGTGAGCGTCCCGAACCTGCCGACGGTGACGGTGCAGACGAGCCCGTCCGACCGTCCTGACGATCCGTCGGACACGACGAAGCCGGGGGAGCCGTCCGACACCGACGATCCGGATTCGCCTACGACGAGCCCGACGAAGCCGCCGACGTCGTCCAGCAAGCCGTCGACGTCGACGCAGCCGTCGAAGCCGCCGACTCGACCGAGTCTGCCGTCGTTCTCCTTCACGATCCCGATCCCGATCGGCTGA
- a CDS encoding alpha/beta hydrolase: MAQRKVFKRKPKTAKRTPAWRSGLTQVGSLGAEAAGGVMRRRRTRKVIGGVDPNEHIDFKQIYRDESSTVTADDGVALAVRSFVTGPDTDDGQPWGRTSTPELTVIFVHGFTLRMASWHFQRYALAQRWSDRRIKMVFYDQRGHGASDLSAAETSTMAQLGDDLAAVIRTMATTGPVVLVGHSMGGMSIMSLARRHPRLFGHGGRIAGVGLVSTAARGITEAGLGEGLNNPIVDALGLSVRYVPRAVQAGRGITRRVVEPVLVAASFGPEYHSPAAGRAVESMIQNTHIATMVNFLKVLESHDEVTALPVIARVPSVVMCGDADRLTPLANSVAMYSELGQDSRLIVAEGCGHMLPMEYPELVTDGIEDLVNRSRVALGRPVMPWRTARRDEIRSRP, from the coding sequence ATGGCGCAGCGAAAGGTCTTCAAGCGGAAACCCAAGACCGCCAAGCGGACGCCCGCGTGGCGGTCCGGGCTGACCCAGGTCGGCTCCCTCGGAGCAGAGGCTGCGGGCGGTGTGATGCGGCGACGTCGGACACGGAAAGTGATCGGCGGCGTCGACCCGAACGAGCACATCGACTTCAAGCAGATCTACCGCGACGAGTCGTCGACCGTCACCGCGGACGACGGAGTGGCCCTTGCTGTTCGGTCGTTCGTGACCGGCCCGGACACGGACGACGGGCAGCCGTGGGGCCGGACCTCCACACCAGAGCTCACCGTGATCTTCGTCCACGGCTTCACCCTGCGGATGGCCTCGTGGCACTTCCAGCGGTACGCGCTCGCGCAGCGGTGGTCCGACCGCCGCATCAAGATGGTGTTCTACGACCAGCGCGGGCACGGCGCCAGCGATCTGTCGGCGGCGGAGACCTCCACGATGGCGCAGCTCGGCGACGATCTCGCAGCCGTCATCCGAACCATGGCGACCACCGGACCGGTTGTTCTCGTCGGCCATTCGATGGGCGGCATGTCGATCATGTCCCTCGCTCGGCGGCACCCGAGGCTGTTCGGTCACGGCGGACGGATCGCCGGTGTCGGGCTCGTCTCGACCGCGGCGCGCGGCATCACCGAGGCCGGCCTCGGTGAAGGGTTGAACAACCCGATCGTCGACGCGCTGGGCCTGTCGGTCCGGTACGTTCCCCGCGCGGTGCAGGCCGGCCGCGGCATCACCCGCCGGGTGGTGGAGCCGGTGCTGGTGGCGGCGAGCTTCGGGCCGGAATATCACAGTCCAGCCGCAGGTCGCGCCGTCGAATCGATGATTCAGAACACGCACATCGCGACGATGGTCAACTTTCTCAAGGTCCTCGAGAGTCACGACGAAGTGACGGCGCTGCCGGTGATCGCTCGGGTCCCGTCTGTTGTCATGTGCGGCGACGCCGATCGCCTCACGCCGCTGGCGAACTCGGTGGCCATGTACTCAGAGCTCGGGCAGGATTCGCGGTTGATCGTCGCCGAGGGCTGCGGGCACATGCTGCCTATGGAGTACCCGGAGCTTGTCACCGACGGCATCGAGGATCTCGTCAACCGCTCAAGGGTCGCGCTCGGCCGCCCGGTGATGCCGTGGCGCACGGCACGCCGCGACGAGATCAGGTCGCGGCCGTGA
- the tsaE gene encoding tRNA (adenosine(37)-N6)-threonylcarbamoyltransferase complex ATPase subunit type 1 TsaE has protein sequence MSAQRHAGGHRLGGRRDLPDTADTEALGRELAAGLRAGDLVILDGPLGAGKTALTRGIGAGLGVVGRVSSPTFIIARQHAPGATGQPGMVHVDAYRLADANGTATLDDLDALDLDTDLTDSVVVVEWGEGVAERLADEHLLVRLRRDDETETRHAVWEWVSTT, from the coding sequence GTGAGCGCGCAGCGCCATGCAGGGGGACATCGGCTCGGGGGACGCCGGGACCTGCCCGACACCGCCGACACCGAAGCTCTCGGACGAGAACTGGCCGCCGGCCTCCGCGCGGGCGACCTGGTGATTCTCGACGGACCTCTCGGTGCAGGCAAGACCGCGCTGACCCGAGGCATCGGCGCCGGACTCGGAGTTGTCGGACGCGTGTCGTCGCCGACGTTCATCATCGCCCGACAGCACGCACCAGGTGCCACCGGACAGCCCGGAATGGTGCATGTCGACGCCTATCGGCTGGCCGACGCGAACGGGACGGCGACCCTGGACGACCTCGACGCACTGGATCTCGACACCGACCTGACCGACAGCGTGGTCGTCGTCGAATGGGGTGAAGGCGTCGCGGAGCGTCTCGCCGACGAACATCTCCTGGTGCGACTGCGCCGCGACGACGAGACCGAGACACGGCACGCCGTGTGGGAGTGGGTGAGCACCACATGA
- the tsaD gene encoding tRNA (adenosine(37)-N6)-threonylcarbamoyltransferase complex transferase subunit TsaD, with protein MIVMGIESSCDETGVGVVSWDGETATLLADEVASSVDEHARYGGVVPEVASRAHLQAMVPTMTRAREAAEIDRPDAIAVTIGPGLAGALLVGVAAAKAYALAWDVPLYAVNHLGGHVAVDTLEHGPMPSSVALLVSGGHTHLLGIDSLDQPLVEMGTTVDDAAGEAFDKVARLLDLGYPGGPALDEAAREGDPTAIKFPRGLTGPRDAPYDFSFSGLKTAVARYVEGEVRSGRTVSIPDVAASFQEAVADVLTAKAIRACRERDVSTLVLGGGATANSRIRSLADERTAAAGIELRVPKPRLCTDNGVMVATLGAHVIGGGAPASPLTVATDPGMSVQISKL; from the coding sequence GTGATCGTGATGGGCATCGAGAGTTCGTGCGACGAGACCGGCGTCGGTGTCGTCTCATGGGACGGCGAGACCGCCACTCTCCTCGCCGACGAGGTCGCGTCCAGCGTCGACGAACACGCCCGCTACGGCGGAGTGGTGCCGGAGGTCGCGTCGCGCGCTCACCTGCAGGCGATGGTCCCGACGATGACGCGTGCGCGTGAGGCGGCGGAGATCGACCGTCCGGACGCGATCGCAGTGACGATCGGCCCCGGCCTGGCCGGTGCGCTGCTCGTCGGCGTCGCCGCGGCCAAGGCGTATGCACTCGCCTGGGACGTGCCGCTCTACGCGGTCAATCATCTCGGTGGACACGTCGCGGTCGACACCCTCGAGCACGGCCCCATGCCGTCGTCGGTGGCGCTGCTCGTCTCTGGTGGGCACACTCATCTCCTCGGCATAGACAGCCTCGATCAGCCGCTCGTCGAGATGGGCACCACCGTCGACGACGCGGCGGGGGAGGCGTTCGACAAGGTTGCGCGTCTGCTCGACCTCGGATACCCCGGCGGCCCGGCGCTCGACGAGGCGGCGCGAGAGGGCGACCCGACGGCGATCAAGTTTCCGCGCGGCCTCACCGGTCCGCGCGACGCGCCGTACGACTTCTCGTTCAGCGGCCTGAAGACTGCGGTCGCCCGGTACGTCGAAGGTGAGGTGCGTTCGGGGCGAACGGTGTCGATTCCGGATGTCGCCGCGTCGTTCCAGGAAGCGGTCGCCGATGTGCTCACGGCGAAAGCCATCCGCGCATGTCGCGAACGCGACGTCTCGACGCTGGTGCTCGGTGGCGGTGCGACGGCCAACTCGAGGATCCGCTCGCTGGCCGACGAACGGACCGCCGCCGCGGGGATCGAACTCCGTGTCCCGAAGCCTCGCCTGTGCACCGACAACGGCGTCATGGTCGCGACCCTCGGCGCGCACGTCATCGGGGGCGGAGCGCCTGCGTCGCCGTTGACCGTGGCCACCGATCCCGGAATGAGCGTCCAGATCAGCAAGCTGTGA
- a CDS encoding NAD(P)H-hydrate epimerase produces MIAYYRSDDIRSAEQATAGWADGALMARAAHAVASTILAELRLRTGAVYGRTVVLLVGAGDNGGDALYAARHLRARGVRVLAIRTSSRVHDAGLADFLSVGGRVVEHLPEQVHLAVDAVVGLGGRGPLREPAAGLVADLAARHIPIVAVDLPSGIDADTGVAGEPSVKADVSVTFGVHRIAHLLAAPNCGRIVVADINITPSGGWDEPAVTSPSDAEVADLWPLPGPDDDKYSQGVVGVIAGSARYPGAAVLCTGAAIAASSGMTRYVGPAVDEVLARTPEAVAVTDISAAGRVQAWVVGPGYGTDAHSIELLERVLDHDVPVLVDADALTVLAAHEHVRDVVRERTAPTLLTPHAGEFVRIATAAGSDAAELITTDRLAAVRRLAADLDASVLLKGRATLVSDPDGTTGGTEAGSSWAATAGSGDVLAGIIGALLAAGVDPRAAGVAGARVHARAAAHASGGAPIGASELAAAVRPALRELMRLRQWTR; encoded by the coding sequence GTGATCGCCTACTACAGGTCTGACGACATCAGATCAGCCGAGCAGGCCACGGCCGGATGGGCCGACGGCGCCCTGATGGCGCGGGCTGCTCACGCTGTCGCGTCGACGATCCTCGCCGAGCTCCGGCTGAGGACGGGCGCCGTGTACGGGCGGACCGTGGTCCTGCTCGTCGGCGCGGGAGACAACGGCGGCGACGCGTTGTACGCCGCGCGTCACCTGCGTGCGCGGGGTGTTCGGGTACTGGCGATTCGCACGTCGAGCCGAGTCCATGACGCGGGTCTCGCCGACTTCCTCAGTGTCGGCGGCCGAGTCGTCGAACATCTGCCGGAACAGGTTCATCTCGCAGTCGACGCGGTGGTTGGGCTCGGGGGCCGCGGTCCGCTGCGTGAACCCGCTGCCGGACTGGTCGCCGACCTGGCGGCGCGTCACATTCCGATCGTCGCGGTCGACCTGCCGTCCGGCATCGACGCCGACACCGGCGTCGCCGGAGAGCCCTCGGTGAAAGCCGACGTGTCCGTGACGTTCGGCGTGCACCGCATCGCGCATCTCCTCGCCGCACCGAACTGCGGCCGGATCGTGGTGGCCGACATCAACATCACGCCATCCGGCGGGTGGGACGAGCCTGCGGTGACCAGTCCGAGTGACGCGGAGGTCGCAGATCTGTGGCCGCTTCCCGGGCCGGACGACGACAAGTACAGCCAGGGCGTAGTCGGAGTGATCGCGGGGTCGGCCAGGTATCCGGGTGCCGCCGTCTTGTGCACCGGCGCTGCGATCGCGGCGAGTTCGGGGATGACCCGGTACGTCGGGCCCGCAGTGGACGAGGTCTTGGCGCGCACACCGGAAGCGGTCGCGGTGACCGACATCAGCGCCGCCGGACGTGTCCAGGCATGGGTTGTGGGCCCCGGATACGGCACAGACGCGCACAGCATAGAACTGCTGGAACGTGTTCTCGATCACGACGTGCCGGTGCTTGTCGACGCCGACGCACTCACGGTCCTGGCTGCGCACGAACACGTTCGGGACGTCGTTCGGGAGCGCACGGCGCCCACGCTTCTCACCCCTCATGCAGGGGAGTTCGTCCGAATCGCGACCGCCGCCGGTAGTGACGCGGCCGAGCTCATCACCACCGATCGGCTCGCGGCGGTACGTCGTCTCGCCGCCGATCTGGATGCGTCTGTGCTGCTCAAGGGGCGGGCGACACTGGTGTCCGATCCAGATGGAACCACTGGAGGCACCGAAGCGGGCTCGTCGTGGGCGGCGACCGCCGGGTCGGGTGACGTTCTCGCAGGCATCATCGGCGCACTCCTCGCCGCGGGTGTCGATCCGCGGGCCGCGGGTGTCGCCGGAGCACGTGTTCACGCTCGTGCAGCGGCGCACGCCAGTGGGGGAGCGCCGATCGGTGCGTCGGAGCTGGCCGCGGCGGTCCGTCCGGCTCTGCGTGAACTCATGCGTTTGCGACAATGGACTCGATGA
- the alr gene encoding alanine racemase gives MTTANLIATVDLDAIAHNVGVLGERSGAGVIAVVKADGYGHGAVPVAKAALAAGAAAIGTASIREARELRAGGVDGHVMAWLHRPDSDFAGAVADRLDIGISSPRQLDAVVAAARAAGTTATVTVKVDTGLARSGVAAEEWDAAASAVAAAVAEGAVELSGVMCHLVFGDEPDNPFNDAQAERLDVAVADLTRRGAPPRIVHMANSPAALARPDLARDLVRPGIAVYGYSPIPSMGDFGLVPAMTLETQVSLVKKAQQGQGVSYSHTWHAPAGTVLGVIPAGYADGVPRSLSGRLQVHIGDRLFPNVGRICMDQFVVDLGPDGGGVAEGDRAVLFGPASAAPGERVPTATDWADALGTIDYEIVSRIGSRPERRYVGGPFGQPQEG, from the coding sequence ATGACAACCGCCAATCTGATCGCCACCGTCGACCTCGACGCCATCGCGCACAACGTCGGGGTACTCGGCGAACGCTCGGGCGCCGGGGTGATCGCCGTGGTCAAGGCCGACGGATACGGTCACGGTGCGGTGCCCGTCGCGAAAGCAGCATTGGCCGCCGGAGCCGCCGCCATCGGAACCGCAAGCATCCGCGAGGCGCGTGAACTCCGCGCAGGCGGCGTCGACGGTCACGTGATGGCGTGGCTGCATCGGCCCGACTCCGACTTCGCAGGCGCCGTCGCGGACCGGCTCGACATCGGCATCAGTTCACCCCGACAACTCGACGCGGTCGTGGCCGCGGCACGTGCTGCCGGCACGACGGCCACAGTCACCGTCAAGGTCGACACCGGTTTGGCGCGCAGCGGCGTCGCCGCCGAGGAATGGGACGCCGCCGCGTCCGCCGTCGCGGCGGCCGTCGCCGAGGGCGCGGTGGAACTGAGCGGCGTCATGTGCCACCTCGTATTCGGCGACGAGCCCGACAACCCGTTCAACGACGCACAGGCCGAGCGGCTCGACGTCGCCGTCGCCGACCTCACCCGCCGAGGAGCCCCACCGAGGATCGTGCACATGGCGAACTCGCCCGCAGCGCTGGCTCGACCCGATCTGGCTCGTGACCTCGTCCGACCGGGCATCGCGGTCTACGGCTACTCGCCGATCCCGTCGATGGGCGATTTTGGTCTCGTCCCCGCGATGACCCTCGAAACGCAGGTCTCACTGGTCAAGAAGGCCCAACAGGGCCAGGGTGTGTCGTACAGCCACACCTGGCATGCGCCGGCCGGCACCGTCCTCGGAGTGATTCCGGCAGGCTACGCCGACGGTGTGCCGCGTTCGCTGTCCGGCCGCCTGCAGGTGCACATCGGGGACCGACTGTTCCCGAACGTCGGCCGGATCTGCATGGACCAGTTCGTGGTCGACCTCGGCCCGGACGGCGGAGGCGTCGCCGAAGGCGACCGCGCAGTGCTCTTCGGTCCGGCGTCTGCGGCACCGGGCGAACGGGTTCCCACCGCTACGGACTGGGCTGACGCCCTCGGCACCATCGACTATGAGATCGTCTCGCGCATCGGCTCGCGACCGGAACGCCGCTATGTCGGCGGGCCGTTCGGACAACCTCAGGAGGGCTGA
- a CDS encoding sigma-70 family RNA polymerase sigma factor, which yields MKLTGDALGQAVQAAANGDRDALSSVLESVREPVLRYCRGRMGAGERHLFSADDVAQEVLMAVMTALPRYQDQGRPFMAFVYGIASHKVADAMRSASRIKADPVDELPETVDFANGPEQSALEADAGRQMRLLLEHLPEKQREILVLRLVVGLSAEETADMVDSSPGAVRVAQHRALSKLKKLVNQGGGRR from the coding sequence ATGAAACTGACAGGTGATGCGTTGGGCCAGGCGGTCCAGGCGGCCGCCAACGGCGACCGCGATGCGCTGAGCTCAGTCCTCGAGAGTGTGCGTGAACCAGTTCTGCGCTACTGCCGGGGACGGATGGGTGCCGGTGAACGGCACTTGTTCTCCGCTGACGATGTGGCTCAGGAGGTGTTGATGGCTGTGATGACCGCGTTGCCCCGGTACCAAGACCAGGGTCGCCCGTTCATGGCATTTGTCTACGGCATCGCCTCCCACAAGGTCGCCGACGCGATGCGATCCGCATCTCGCATCAAGGCCGATCCCGTCGACGAGCTGCCCGAGACCGTCGACTTCGCGAACGGCCCCGAGCAGTCCGCACTCGAAGCGGACGCCGGCCGTCAGATGCGTCTGCTTCTCGAGCATCTGCCCGAGAAGCAGCGAGAGATCCTGGTACTCCGACTTGTTGTCGGTCTGTCCGCGGAGGAGACGGCCGACATGGTCGACTCCAGCCCGGGCGCCGTCCGAGTCGCACAGCACCGTGCGCTCTCGAAACTCAAGAAACTAGTGAATCAGGGAGGTGGGCGTCGATGA
- the groES gene encoding co-chaperone GroES — protein MASVNIKPLEDKILVQAVEAETTTASGLVIPDSAKEKPSEGKVIAVGPGRVTEAGNRVPVDVAEGDVVIYSKYGGTEVKYAGEEYLILSARDILAVVG, from the coding sequence GTGGCGAGCGTGAACATCAAGCCGCTAGAGGACAAGATCCTGGTGCAGGCCGTTGAGGCCGAGACGACCACCGCTTCCGGTCTGGTCATCCCGGATTCGGCTAAGGAGAAGCCGTCTGAGGGCAAGGTCATCGCAGTTGGCCCGGGTCGGGTCACCGAAGCCGGCAACCGCGTCCCCGTCGACGTCGCCGAGGGCGACGTCGTTATCTACAGCAAGTACGGCGGCACCGAGGTCAAGTACGCAGGCGAGGAGTACCTCATCCTCTCTGCACGCGACATCCTCGCAGTGGTCGGCTGA
- a CDS encoding WhiB family transcriptional regulator, with protein MNGSCRGLDSSVFFHPEGERGQARTQRERRAKQVCGACPVLNQCRSHALSVDEPYGIWGGMTESERNLLRRRSPRRLAG; from the coding sequence ATGAACGGCAGCTGCCGCGGACTCGACTCCTCTGTGTTCTTCCATCCCGAAGGCGAACGAGGCCAGGCACGCACTCAGCGCGAACGCCGGGCCAAGCAGGTCTGCGGTGCATGCCCCGTCCTCAACCAGTGCCGATCACACGCCCTCAGCGTCGACGAACCGTACGGCATCTGGGGCGGCATGACGGAGTCTGAGCGCAACCTTCTCCGCCGCCGCTCGCCCCGCCGCCTCGCCGGCTAG
- the glmS gene encoding glutamine--fructose-6-phosphate transaminase (isomerizing): MCGIVGYVGSRPALDIVVDALRRMEYRGYDSAGVAILDGEGGLTVEKKAGRLENLDKQIAEVGPDALTGTTGMGHTRWATHGQPTDRNAHPHVSHDGKLAVVHNGIIENYAPLRAELEDSGIEFSSDTDTETAVHLLEREYNSGEHAGDFVAAAYSTLRRLEGAFTLVFTHSDHPDTIVAARRSTPLVVGVGDGEMFLASDVTAFIEHTREAVELGQDEVVVITADSYAVTDFDGNVTGGTPFHIDWDLAAAEKGGYDYFMLKEIAEQPAALSDTLLGHLQNGRIVLDEQRLSDQDLRDVDKVFVVACGTAYHAGMIAKYAIEHWTRLPVEVELASEFRYRDPVLDRSTLVVAISQSGETADTLEAVRHAKDQKARVLAICNTNGAQIPRESDAVLYTHAGPEIGVASTKCFLAQIAAAYMVGLALAQAVGTKYQDEVVREFEALEQIPAAVEKVLEQMEPVRDLARSFASSDTVLFLGRHVGYPVALEGALKLKELAYIHAEGFAAGELKHGPIALIEDGLPVIIVMPSPTGRALLHSKMVSNIREIQARGATTIVIAEPDDTAAAAVADHLIPIPPTPTLLQPLVSTVPLQVFAATVAQARGYDVDKPRNLAKSVTVE, translated from the coding sequence ATGTGCGGAATCGTTGGATACGTGGGCTCGCGTCCCGCGCTGGACATCGTCGTCGACGCCCTGAGGCGCATGGAGTACCGCGGATACGACTCCGCAGGTGTTGCCATCCTCGACGGTGAAGGCGGCCTGACGGTCGAGAAGAAGGCCGGTCGCCTCGAGAATCTCGACAAGCAGATCGCCGAGGTGGGACCCGACGCGCTCACCGGCACGACCGGCATGGGCCACACCCGGTGGGCCACGCACGGCCAGCCGACCGACCGCAACGCGCACCCGCACGTGAGCCACGACGGCAAACTCGCCGTCGTCCACAACGGCATCATCGAGAACTACGCGCCGCTGCGCGCCGAACTCGAAGACTCCGGCATCGAGTTCTCCTCCGACACCGACACCGAGACCGCCGTCCACCTGCTCGAACGCGAGTACAACTCGGGTGAGCACGCAGGCGACTTCGTGGCGGCCGCCTACTCGACGCTGCGCCGCCTCGAAGGTGCGTTCACGCTGGTCTTCACCCATTCCGATCACCCGGACACGATCGTCGCCGCACGCCGATCCACCCCGCTCGTGGTCGGTGTCGGCGACGGCGAGATGTTCCTCGCGTCCGATGTGACCGCATTCATCGAGCACACCCGCGAGGCCGTTGAACTCGGCCAGGACGAGGTCGTGGTGATCACCGCCGACAGCTATGCCGTCACCGACTTCGACGGAAACGTCACCGGCGGCACCCCGTTCCACATCGACTGGGACCTCGCCGCCGCCGAGAAGGGCGGCTACGACTACTTCATGCTCAAGGAGATCGCCGAGCAGCCCGCAGCGCTCTCGGACACCCTCCTCGGACACCTGCAGAACGGTCGCATCGTGCTCGACGAGCAGCGGCTCTCCGATCAGGACCTCCGCGACGTGGACAAGGTGTTCGTCGTCGCATGCGGCACCGCGTACCACGCGGGCATGATCGCGAAGTACGCCATCGAGCACTGGACCCGTCTGCCCGTCGAGGTGGAACTGGCGAGCGAGTTCCGCTACCGCGACCCGGTGCTCGACCGGTCGACGCTGGTGGTCGCCATCAGCCAGTCCGGCGAGACCGCCGACACCCTCGAAGCCGTGCGCCACGCCAAGGACCAGAAGGCGCGCGTTCTCGCGATCTGCAACACCAACGGTGCACAGATCCCACGTGAGTCCGACGCCGTCCTGTACACCCATGCGGGTCCGGAGATCGGTGTCGCATCGACCAAGTGCTTCCTCGCGCAGATCGCCGCCGCCTACATGGTCGGCCTTGCGCTCGCACAGGCTGTCGGCACCAAGTACCAGGACGAAGTGGTTCGCGAATTCGAGGCGCTCGAGCAGATCCCGGCGGCTGTCGAGAAAGTGCTCGAGCAGATGGAACCGGTGCGTGACCTGGCGCGTTCGTTCGCATCGTCCGACACCGTCCTGTTCCTCGGCCGCCATGTCGGATACCCGGTGGCCCTCGAGGGTGCGCTCAAGCTCAAGGAACTCGCCTACATCCACGCCGAGGGCTTCGCGGCAGGCGAGCTCAAGCACGGCCCGATCGCTCTCATCGAGGACGGTCTGCCGGTGATCATCGTGATGCCGTCGCCCACCGGCCGGGCGCTGCTGCATTCGAAGATGGTCAGCAACATCCGGGAGATCCAGGCGCGCGGTGCGACGACGATCGTCATCGCCGAACCCGACGACACCGCCGCCGCCGCCGTCGCCGATCACCTGATCCCGATCCCGCCGACGCCGACGCTGCTGCAGCCGCTCGTCTCGACGGTCCCGCTGCAGGTGTTCGCGGCGACTGTCGCGCAGGCGCGCGGGTACGACGTCGACAAGCCGCGTAACCTCGCCAAGTCGGTCACCGTCGAATAG
- the rimI gene encoding ribosomal protein S18-alanine N-acetyltransferase, with translation MSDLPVIDALTEEDLPRCAELEAEIFADESPWPLSGFVAELRAPHNRYFAARTAAGEPVAGYAGISVLGPADGRECEIHTIAVDPVHRGSRYGLALLETMLAVADAESAPTFLEVRTDNRPAIDLYERSGFRVVGTRRNYYQPSGADAFTMVRPACGTSDQEERP, from the coding sequence GTGAGTGACCTGCCCGTCATCGACGCCCTGACCGAGGAAGACCTGCCGCGATGTGCGGAGTTGGAGGCCGAGATCTTCGCCGATGAGTCACCGTGGCCGCTGAGCGGCTTCGTCGCCGAACTGCGCGCGCCGCACAACCGATACTTCGCGGCGCGGACCGCGGCGGGAGAACCGGTCGCCGGATACGCGGGCATCAGTGTGCTCGGTCCCGCGGACGGCCGGGAATGCGAGATCCACACGATCGCCGTCGATCCGGTCCATCGTGGATCTCGCTACGGCTTGGCGCTGCTGGAGACGATGCTGGCGGTGGCCGACGCGGAGTCGGCGCCGACCTTCCTCGAGGTCCGCACCGACAACCGGCCCGCCATCGACCTGTACGAACGCAGCGGATTCCGCGTCGTCGGAACCCGACGCAACTACTATCAGCCGTCCGGTGCCGACGCCTTCACCATGGTGCGGCCCGCCTGCGGCACATCTGACCAGGAGGAACGCCCGTGA
- the tsaB gene encoding tRNA (adenosine(37)-N6)-threonylcarbamoyltransferase complex dimerization subunit type 1 TsaB has translation MTTAGDPVRVLAIDTATEAVVTGVVSVAGDTITTLAERSITENRRHAEILTTLIREVLDEAGLAGSDLDAVVVGAGPGPFTGLRVGMATASAYADALGLPVHGVCSLDGIAVDAALDGETLVVTDARRREVYWARYRGAERIDGPGVLAPAALETGGATIVGPQRLLETIDHTDSRELIAPTAAGIVTALSTRQLAQGAEDESKSEADQLCSLSELASRKATHALEPLYLRRPDAVELKDQRRKSLLPVTGGE, from the coding sequence ATGACGACTGCAGGCGATCCGGTGAGAGTGCTGGCGATCGACACGGCCACCGAAGCGGTGGTGACCGGTGTCGTCAGCGTCGCGGGCGACACGATCACGACGCTCGCCGAACGCTCGATAACCGAGAACCGGCGGCACGCCGAGATCCTGACCACCCTCATCCGTGAGGTGCTCGACGAAGCAGGACTTGCCGGAAGCGACCTCGACGCGGTCGTCGTCGGTGCGGGCCCGGGCCCGTTCACCGGGCTGCGCGTCGGTATGGCGACTGCGTCGGCGTACGCCGACGCGCTCGGACTTCCCGTACACGGCGTGTGCTCCCTCGACGGGATCGCCGTCGACGCCGCCCTCGACGGCGAGACGCTCGTCGTCACCGATGCGCGCCGACGCGAAGTGTACTGGGCGCGCTACCGCGGAGCCGAGCGGATCGACGGGCCCGGTGTCCTCGCACCCGCCGCACTCGAGACCGGCGGCGCCACCATCGTCGGGCCGCAACGTCTCCTCGAGACCATCGATCACACCGACTCTCGCGAGCTCATCGCCCCGACGGCCGCAGGTATCGTGACGGCCCTTTCTACTCGCCAGCTCGCTCAAGGAGCAGAAGACGAGTCGAAGAGCGAGGCCGACCAGCTCTGCTCCTTGAGCGAGCTGGCGAGTCGAAAGGCCACGCACGCCCTCGAACCCCTCTACCTGCGCCGTCCGGACGCGGTGGAACTGAAGGATCAGCGCCGGAAGTCGTTGTTGCCGGTGACCGGCGGTGAGTGA